The following coding sequences are from one Musa acuminata AAA Group cultivar baxijiao chromosome BXJ2-4, Cavendish_Baxijiao_AAA, whole genome shotgun sequence window:
- the LOC103982713 gene encoding 3-ketoacyl-CoA synthase 1-like, whose amino-acid sequence MEAATAEPAVMGRECLTAEMAFGGSSIVIKIRRRLPDFLQFVKLKYVKLGLHYAAVPTAYLLAPLILATVAATLRLDRLLSLDPATGLASVAVLMVLFGAYYLRRPRPVYLVDFACYRPEDEHKISKEGFLEMTECTHVFTGESLDFQTNITMRSGLGDETYLPPGVQARPPRLCMAEARMEAEAVMFRCLDALFEETGVDPERDVGVLIVNCSLFNPTPSLASMIVNHYKMREDVKSFNLGGMGCSAGLISIDLAKDLLQANPNAYAVVLSTENITLNWYFGNERSMLLSNCIFRMGGAAVLLSNRRADAGRAKYRLVHAVRTHKGADDGCYGCVYQREDDRGAVGVSLARELMAVAGDALKTNITTLGPLVLPPSELLKFLATLVARRVLRLRGVRPYIPNFRRAFEHFCVHAGGRGVLEEVQKNLRLGAADMEPSRSVLHRFGNTSSSSLWYELAYAEAQGRVRQGDRVLQIGFGSGFKCNSAVWRALRDVAVGVCGRCNPWADCVDIYPATGIDLRLESN is encoded by the coding sequence ATGGAGGCAGCGACGGCGGAGCCCGCTGTGATGGGCCGCGAGTGCCTGACCGCGGAAATGGCCTTCGGGGGCTCCTCCATTGTCATCAAGATCCGCCGTCGCCTGCCCGACTTCCTCCAGTTCGTCAAACTCAAGTACGTCAAGCTTGGCCTCCACTACGCCGCCGTCCCCACCGCCTACCTCCTGGCCCCCCTCATTCTTGCGACCGTTGCCGCCACTCTACGGCTCGATCGGCTTCTCTCCTTGGACCCCGCCACCGGCCTTGCCTCCGTCGCCGTCCTGATGGTTCTGTTCGGCGCCTACTACCTGAGGCGGCCGCGCCCCGTCTACCTCGTGGACTTCGCTTGCTACAGGCCCGAGGACGAGCACAAGATCTCCAAGGAGGGGTTCTTGGAGATGACCGAGTGCACCCACGTTTTCACCGGGGAATCACTCGATTTCCAGACCAATATCACGATGCGATCAGGGCTGGGGGACGAGACGTACCTGCCGCCGGGGGTGCAGGCGCGGCCCCCTCGGCTGTGCATGGCGGAGGCCCGGATGGAGGCGGAGGCCGTCATGTTCCGCTGCCTCGACGCCCTCTTCGAGGAGACGGGCGTCGACCCGGAGCGCGACGTTGGCGTCCTCATTGTTAACTGCAGCTTGTTCAACCCGACCCCGTCGCTGGCTTCCATGATCGTGAACCACTACAAGATGCGGGAAGACGTGAAGAGCTTCAATCTGGGCGGAATGGGCTGCAGCGCGGGGCTCATCTCCATTGACCTCGCCAAGGATCTGCTCCAGGCGAACCCCAACGCCTATGCGGTCGTGCTGAGCACGGAGAACATTACGCTGAACTGGTACTTCGGCAACGAACGCTCCATGCTGTTGTCCAACTGCATCTTCCGGATGGGTGGCGCCGCCGTCCTGCTGTCCAACCGACGGGCGGACGCGGGGCGGGCCAAGTACCGGCTGGTGCACGCGGTAAGAACGCACAAGGGGGCGGACGACGGCTGCTACGGGTGTGTGTACCAGCGGGAGGACGACCGCGGGGCAGTCGGGGTGTCCCTGGCCCGGGAGCTGATGGCCGTGGCCGGGGACGCACTCAAGACCAACATCACCACCCTGGGGCCCCTGGTGTTACCGCCGTCGGAGCTGCTCAAGTTCTTGGCAACGCTGGTGGCGCGGCGGGTGCTGAGGCTGAGGGGCGTGCGTCCCTACATCCCGAACTTCCGGCGGGCGTTCGAGCACTTCTGCGTGCACGCCGGGGGGCGGGGGGTGCTGGAGGAGGTCCAGAAGAACCTGAGGCTGGGCGCGGCGGACATGGAGCCGTCGCGGAGCGTGCTGCACCGGTTCGGCAACACCAGCAGCAGCTCGCTGTGGTACGAGCTGGCCTACGCGGAGGCCCAGGGGCGGGTGCGCCAAGGGGACCGGGTGTTGCAGATCGGCTTCGGGTCCGGGTTCAAGTGCAACAGCGCGGTCTGGCGCGCGCTGCgggacgtcgcggtcggcgtctgCGGCCGCTGCAACCCTTGGGCGGACTGCGTCGACATCTACCCCGCCACAGGGATAGACCTGAGGTTGGAATCGAATTGA